Within the Halomonas sp. HL-93 genome, the region TTGACGATGCCATGAAGCTTGGCGCGGCTCATCCCATGGGGCCACTGGCGCTAGCGGATTTGATTGGCCTGGATGTCTGTCTGGCGATTATGGACGTGCTCCAGGAAGGATTTGGCGACCCCAAATACCGGCCCTGCCCGCTGCTTAAGCGGATGGTCAACGCCGGTTACCTTGGCCGTAAAAGCGGGCGTGGTTTCTACGTTTATGAATAAATAGTCGTGATATAAAGAAGTCATTGCCACCCAACCAAGCGTTCGCTAGGGTTGGGCGGTATCCCCTTCACGGTAAAACAACGTTTTGACACAACAACAAGGAGCCCGCCATGAGCGAAGCAGTGATTGAAAAAGTCGATAACGATGGAGTGGTGCGACTGACCATCAATCGCCCCAGCGCCCTGAATGCGCTGAACAGCGATGTACTCACCGCCCTTGAAGCCCACCTGGTGGAGCTTGAAGCCCATCCCCACCTGCGCGCCGTGTTGATCACCGGCGCTGGTGGGAAATCCTTCGTCGCCGGTGCGGATATCACCGAAATGCGCGACAAGACCCCTGAAGAAGCGCGCGCCTTTGCCAGCCAGGCGCTGCGCACCATTAAACGCCTAGAGACGTTGCCCGTGCCGGTGGTCGCGCTGGTGAACGGGTTTTGCCTTGGCGGCGGCTGCGAACTGGCGCTGGCCTGCGACTGGGCGGTAGCCAGCGATAACGCCGTTTTTGGGCAGCCGGAAGTGCTGCTGGGCGTGATCCCCGGCTTTGGCGGCACCCAGCGCCTGCCGCGCCGGGTCGGCCCTGCGATGGCGATCGACCTGGTAACTACCGGGCGCAAGATTGATGCCCAGGAAGCGCTGCGCATCGGTCTGGTCAACCGGGTAATGCCGCAGGCGGAGCTGGAAAACTACGTCGAGGAGCTCACCAAGCAGCTCAAAGGCAACGGCCCGCAGGCAGTGCGCGGCGCCAAACAAGCGGTTCACGATGGCATGGACCAGGATCTGGACAGCGCCCTGGCGCTGGAAACCAGCCTGTTCGCCTTCTGCTTTGCCGGCGACGAGCAGAAAGAGGGCATGGCGGCCTTTGTCGAAAAGCGTAAACCGAACTTCTAAAAGTTGCTCGTTGCAATTTTGCTTATTTAGGGGGTGGCGCTTGCGTCACCCCCGTTTTATTCTCAGGTTTACTATCTTTGACGTTTAGGAAGTTGCCATGCAATGGGCCGCCTTTATCCTCGCTGCGCTTGGTTTTGCCTATCTCCCAGGGCCGGCGATGCTGTACACCGCAGCACAAACCCTGGGGCGCGGTCGAAGGGCAGGCTGGCTGGCGGTCATGGGTGTGCATATGGGCTGTTACGTCCACGTTATTGCCGCCGCGCTTGGCCTGGCGCTGTTATTTGTGGCGATTCCACCTGCCTATATCGCCATGAAAGTCATCGGCGGACTTTACCTGCTCTGGATGGGACTGCGGCTATGGCAGCAGGGCATTCGAGCCCACGGCGATGACGTGCCGCTTGCCTCGACGAAACGCGTGCTGCGCGATAGCTTCCTGGTGGAGGTGCTCAACCCCAAGACCGCACTCTTTTTTGTCGCGTTCCTGCCTCAATTCGTACAGCCCGATAGCGCTATGCCAGTGGCCTGGCAGCTGCTCTGGCTCGGTATCGCCACCAATGTGCTGTTCTCTTCTGCGGATGTCGTGGTGGTGCTATTGGCCAGCCCGTTGCGTGAGTGGTTACAAAAATCTCACGGTTCTTCGCGCCTGATTCAGCGCACAGGTGGTGGCGTATTGATGGGGTTAGGCGGTAATACGCTGGCCCAGGCAACACGTTAGTGGTTGTCACTCCCTCGCTAAATTCAATCTCAAGTAAGGAGCGCTGCAAGATGGATTTATACATTGCCAACAAGAATTACTCGTCCTGGTCGCTGCGCCCCTGGGTTCTGATGAAAACGTTGGAGATTCCGTTTAACGAACACCTGATGCCATTTGAAGGCGGCTTCGGTGCCAGTCATCAAGCCTTTAGGGAGTTTTCGCCGTCGGGGCTGGTGCCTTGTTTGGTTGAGCAGACGGCCGATGGCGAGCTTGCGGTATGGGACTCCTTGGCGATTGTCGAGTATCTGGCCGAGCAGTATCCCAACACCTGGCCGAGTGACAAGGCCGCGCGAGCCTGGGCGCGCTCGGCCAGCGCCGAAATGCACAGCGGTTTTGCGGCGCTACGCGATGAATGTTCCATGAACTGCGGCGTGCGCGTTGAGTTAAATGCCCTGTCTGACACGCTCAGTGCCGATTTAGCCCGCCTCGATGCCCTGTGGCAGCAGGGGCTCGAGCGCTTCGGCGGACCGTTTTTGGCAGGTAACCGCTTTACCGCAGTCGATGCGTTTTATGCCCCCGTGGCCTTTCGTGTGCAGACGTTCAACCTGCCGCTGAGTGATCGCGCCAGCGCCTATGTCGAACACCTGCTGGCGCTGCCGGCCATGCAGGCGTGGTATCAAGCCGCGCTTGAGGAAACGTGGCGCGAACCGATGCACGAGGCCGAAACGCTAAAAAGCGGCACCCTGAAAGCCGATTATCGGCGGTCGTGAACCAGTACGCGCCCGCATCAGGTACACTGGCGAAAATTTTCGTTTGGACACTGCAATGGCTCTTAGCGCAACGCCTTACAAAGTCGATATCAACCTGACTGACCTGGATCGGGGGGTGTACGAAACGCTGCGCTTTACCGTGGCCCGTCACCCGTCAGAAACCGAAGAGCGTATGACCGCACGCCTGCTTGCTTATGTGCTTTGGTATAGCGAGTCGCTCGCCTTCGGCCGTGGGCTTTCTGATGTGGATGAGCCCGCGTTGTGGGAGAAAAGCCTAGATGGTCGTGTGCTGCATTGGATCGAAGTGGGGCTGCCGGATGCAGAGCGAATCACCTGGTGCTCCCGCCGTGCCGAGCGCGTTACCTTACTCGCTTATGGCCGGGTAGACCTATGGGAAAGCAAAGTGCTACCCAATATATCGTCGCTGAAAAATATACATGTGGCAGGACTGCCACAGGAGGCATTAGCCACCATTGCTAAAGACCTGCCAAGGGCTATTAACTGGGCCGTGATGGTTAGCGAAGGTTCGCTGTTTATTACGGATGAAAATGGTCAGCACGAGATTACACCTCAGTGGTTACTGCAGGATCGTTAGCCTTAAAGTTTTGTTTCTTTTAAATTTAACGTATGCAATAGGGTGGCCTAATGGCCATCCTTTTTATTTGGGAGCGTTTTTTCTGGAAAGACAGAAGTATGCTTGCTATATTTTTACATTGTTACATACATACAGGAATGTTTGTCTGTGATTGGCTGTTTTAAACCGCTGCTGCCTCCCTCAACTCAAGGACTTAGCAATGAATGGATATTCCCCTCTGCGTTGGCCACTTGCCAGCCTGTTTGCCTGCGTTAGCCTGCTGCCCGGGTTGGCCAATGCAGCGGATGAAGTGCTATCGGTAAAATTTGAAAATGATAACTTGGCCAGCAGCGACGACGGCCACTTTACCAGCGGCTTTGAACTTAACTGGTCGTTTGAGCCTGCTTCTGACAGCTGGACTCAGCGTCTAGCAACGGCACTGCCTGATAGCCTAATCGGTAGCGCGGATAAAGCTGCTTATCGGCTAGTGCATCAAATTTATACGCCGAACAATATCACGCAGAGTGAATTAATTGAGGATGATCGCCCTTACGCGGGGCTTGTCTACGGCGGTATTTCGCTTTACGAAGATGTGCCAATGGGCAACTGGCAGCAAGCAACCGACGTGCATCTGGATATTGGACTAGCGGGGCCGTCATCACTTGCCGATAGCATTCAGCGCGAAGTGCATCGCTTCACTGATGGCGACCGCCCTAGCGGCTGGGACAACCAGCTAGGTGATGAGGCAATACTCAATGCGGCCATACGCCGCCAGTGGTGGCATAGCACACCGCTGGGCGGTAAGCAGTTTGCCCATGGCCCGAGCGTAAGCGGTGCCTTGGGTAACTTCTACACTTATGCTGGCGCCGGTTACAGCGTGCGCTGGGGCGATGACGCCTCGGGCATACCTACGATGACGCCTAATCCGGGCAGCCGTCATCACCTGACCGGTAATGATGGCTGGCAGTGGTACCTATTTGCCAGTGTGGATGGCTATTACATGGCCCAAAATCTTACCCTGGATGGTAATACTTTCCGCAATAGTCACTCGGTCGACCGCAAGGAGTGGGTGGGTGATGTGTCGGGTGGGCTGGCACTGGCATGGGAGGATTGGCAAGTGACCTATGCCGCCGTGGCGCGCTCGAGAGAGTTTGATGGTCAGGAAGAGCAGGATAAGTTTGGAGCACTGACGCTGTCGAAACGCTTCTAGTTGCACCGCGGTGCTGGCACTGTGCGGCGAAAGACGGTTGACGTAATGGAGGATGCTAATGGCCAGGAAGCAATACCCCCACACGCCCGATGGCCGCTATTTTGTGGCCAAAAATCGCCTCTGGCGCTGTACCGATCCGCGCTTGAGCGAAGACGAGAAACGCACCCACATCAAGGCGCTGATGCAAGCACGCCGTGCGGTGCGAACGGCGCAGCAACAGGATGATGCAGATGCGCTACGCGAGGCTCGTGACGCGGTGCAGGTGGCCAAGGAAGCGCTGGGCGAGCGCGGCCCGGTATGGTGGGACGATGACAGCCCCGATGAAGGCGGCCTGGCGCCCGATAACAGCTCCTACGCGCACTGGTGGGCGAGCCGTCGGTAAGCTTGTTTGACCGTCCTTCGTAATGGAGCGATTGCCACGAGTACCTGGCGATCGTAGCAGTCTTTTATCTTGTTCACTGGGTCCTGCCAGCGGGCGTATCTCCCACAGATGGTCTTTTCTTCTTCTTTCCGCGTTTCACGTACGATCTTTGACAGACGTTATTCCGGTCTTTATATTATGCGCAAATAAAAATCACTATCATTGTTATTAATATTAGCTCCGGGATCAAAATATCATGCAAAAGTCTGCCTTTCATTTGCGCAAGCTATCCAGTGCGGTAGCGCTTGCGTCTCTTATGACGCCTGCGTATGCCACCGCTCAGCAAGCCGAACCCGCTAGTGACGTCGAACTTGAGTCCATGCAGGTCATAGGTACCGCCTTGGATGCAATGGGCTATATCGAAGCGGAAAAACAGCCCAGCGTGGGCAAATTGGACGTGCCGTTAAACGAGCAGCCGTTCTCTATGTCGGTGGTGGATGAGCAGTTCATGCAGGATACCGGCAGTAAAACGATTCAGGATGCGCTGCTTTATACGCCCGGTGTCTACGCTGGTAATTACGGCTTTGACACGCGCATCGACGGAGCCTCGGTGCGCGGTATCGAAGCCGGTCGCTATCTGGACGGCCTGCGCCAGATTTACGGCTCCTACAACTCAGTGCGTACCAACCCCTATGCGCTGGAGAGCCTGGAAGTGCTGAAAGGGCCGTCGTCGATGCTTTACGGGCAGGCGGATCTGGGCGGCATTATCAATGGGGTATCCAAGCTGCCCGAAGAGGAGCGCCAGGGCGAGGTCTGGGCGCAGTACGGTTCGCACAACCGCAAACAGCTTGCCGTGGATGTTACAGGCGCCGCCGATGAGGACGGCAAGCTGCTCTATCGCCTGGTGGCCTTGCAGCGCGATAGCGACACTCAGGTGGATCACGTCGAGGACGATGGCTATGTGGTCTCACCCTCACTGACCTGGCGGCCGAGTGATGACACCGAAATCACGTTGCTGGTTAACCGCCAAGAAAATGAAGGTCAGGTATCGGCCCAGTTCCTGCCCCAGGCGGGGACGCTGGAGCCGGGTTCCCAGGGCTTTATCGGCTCCGAGCGGTTTGTTGGCGAGCCAGGCTGGGATCGCTATGATCGCGAAAAAACCGAGACCACGCTGTTCTTCGACCACCAGTTGAACCGGGACTGGGCGTTTTCCGCGACGGCGCGCTATACCGAATCCAGTACCGAAACCCGCGAGCACTGGGTCGACATTCCAAGCGTGCCCGATGCCAACGGCGAGGTTTCACGGACCATTTTTACTGCTGATGACGAAACGCAAATTTTCAATATCGACGCGCGCTTGGAAGGTGATTTTGAACTAGGCAATACTCAGCATAATCTGATTGCCGGTATTGACAGGCAAGATGCCCACTGGGAACAGGATAATTACTTTTCTACTGGGGCAGGATTGGGCGGTACGATTGATATCTATGATCCTGAATACGGCAATCTGCAACTGGATTCAGTAGATCCTATAGACGGCTCGCAAAACGACATTGAGCAAGTAGGTATTTATCTGGCTGACCATATTGAAGTTGGCCCAGTGGTGGTTTCCGCCGGGCTACGCCATGATTGGGCGGAAAATCGGGAGGTACCGGCTACAGGGACGGAGACGGTCAGCGATGAGGAGGCCACTACTGGCCGTCTCGGGTTGATGTACCAGTTTGATAACGGCATCTCGCCCTATGTGAGCTATTCTGAAGCCTTCACCATGAACCTGGGTACTGACGGCACTGCCAATCAAAGCACCCTAAAACCGACCACCGGCGAGCAGGAAGAGGCGGGCGTTAAGTACCTGTCGCCGGATAAATCGCTGGCGATTAGCGCGGCATATTTTGACATCACCCAGCAAAACCGCATCGAGGAAGGCGCTACCCCCGGTGGCGTTGAACAAACCGGGGCAGTGATCGATGGCTGGGAGTTGCAGATCAACAAGCGTTGGCAGGACTTCGAAACCCAGTTGGGCTACACCAACATGAATGCCAATAATGACAGCACCGGTGAGCGTCTGTCCGCCGTGGCCGAAAAGCAGGCATCGTGGTGGAACAAGCTGTACGTCGGCAATAACTGGCGGTTAGGCGCCGGTGTGCGTTATATCGGTGATAACGTCGGCTCGGGAGGTGCGCCTAAGGTGCCGTCTGAGACCTTATTTGACGCTATGATCGGCTATACCGTTGGGCAGTGGGATCTAAGTCTGGATGCCAAAAACCTGACCGATGAAGAATTTGTCTCCTGGTGCCGTTACGAAGGCGGTGACTGCGGCTACGGCGAGCGGCGCAACGTGACGGCCAACGTGCGCTATCAGTTCTAGCTATCTGTTGAACGAGGTAGTGATACTGAAAAGGGCGACGTATGTCGCCCTTTTTGCGTTAGCTGGACGGCTTTTTGACTAGGAGGGCGACGAGCCGGCGGACTAGGGGTAACACAAGGTTGATGACCGGAAAGGCGACGATAAAAGCAAACAGCCAGGCTTTAAGCCAGATCATCACTATGCCGTCAATGAGGCCGATGTTGTATAGCGTGATCACCAGCGACATAACGCCTGACATGAACAGCGCCATCAAAAAAGTAAACAGCAGTTGGCTGTATTTAGGGTCAATCATGACGTCTCTCTTTATGCGGCTAAGCTTATACACGGCGTGACGCAAAACGACCCGCGATGGGCCGTTTGCGATAACGCTCGTTAATGCAAAAGCGCCATTATTGCTTGTCTTGGGTGCGCAGTTCAAAGTCGCTGGCATCATGACGCTCATGTAACTGCTCATGAGGTTCGCCCCAGGTGCGGTTGACCATGCGGCCCCGCTTGACGGCCGGACGCTCATCGATCTCTTCGGTCCAGCGGATGACATTTTTGTAGGTGTGGGCTTCCAGGAACTCGGCCGCTTCGTAGACCCGGTTTTTGACCAGGGCGCCGTACCAGGGATGTATCGCCATGTCGGCAATGGTGTACGCATCGCCTGCCATGAAGCGATTTTCGGCCAGGTGACGGTCGAGTACATCCAGCTGACGCTTCACTTCCATGGTGTAGCGATCAATGGGGTACTGGTAGCTCTCTGGGGCATAGGCATAAAAGTGCCCGAACCCGCCGCCCAGCATTGGCGCGCTGCCCATTTGCCAGAACAGCCATGACAGGCATTCGGTGCGTGCTGATGGGTCGCTGGGCAGGAAAGCGTCAAACTTTTCGGCCAGGTAGAGAAGAATAGCGCCGGACTCGAACACCCGCTGGGGAGGCGCAGTGCTGTGATCCATCAGAGCAGGAATCTTCGAGTTGGGGTTCACCTCGACAAAACCACTGCTGAACTGATCGCCCTCGCCAATCTGGATCAGGTGGGCGTCGTATTCAGCGCCGCTAATGCCTTTTTCCAGCAGCTCTTCCAGCATCACGGTGACTTTGACCCCGTTGGGGGTGGCCAGCGAATAGAGCTGCAGCGGATGCTTGCCGACCGGCAAGGCCTTGTCGTGCGTCGCACCCGCCGTGGGGCGGTTGATGTTGGCAAATTTGCCGCCGTTGCCGGGTTCCCATTTCCAGACGCGAGGTGGGGTGTAGGTGTTGTCGCTCATTTGCCCTCCTATGAATGCAAAACCACCGCTTGATGCGCAAGCGGTGGCTGATGGTTCGCCGACTACTGACCTTATACCAGCGTCAAGGTGACGTCGATATTACCGCGCGTGGCGTTGGAGTAGGGGCACACCACATGAGCTTTATCGACCAGCGTTTGAGCGACGTCTTTTTCAAGCCCCGGCAAGCTGATTTTCAGCTCGACTTCGATGCCAAAACCGGTGGGAATCGCGCCAATGCCGACGTGACCGTCGATCTGGGTGGCGTCCGGAAGCTTGACCTTTTCCTGGCTGGCGACATGCTTGAGGGCGCCCAGAAAGCAGGCTGAGTAACCCGCCGCAAATAACTGTTCGGGGTTGGTGCCGTCACCGCCCGGGCCGCCGAGTTCCTTGGGCGTGCTCAGTTTGACGTCCAGCGCACCGTCAGATGACTTGGCATTGCCTTCACGGCCGCCGGTGGCGGTTGCGTGTGCACGGTAAGCAATTGTTTCGATCGACATCGTCAAAACTCCCTCAATGGCTCGATAAATGGGTTCACCCAACCTGTACATAATGTTGGCGTGAGTAATAATTTAGTGCAGCTTTAGTTTGCGCGCAAGTTAAATGCCCAAAATATTGATCCCTACCATGGCTCCGGGCTACTGATGGTTGTGTAACTTATCGCGCAGTTTGACGAGGTCGTTTTTAAGCTGGGTCAGTGCTTCGATGGATTGTTCGCTGGCGTTGATCACGCAGCTGGGAATGTGGTGCGCCTGTTCACGCATGGTGCGGCCCCGTTCGGTAAGAAAAAGTTCTACTACCCGCTCATCCTGGCGGCTGCGCTGCCGGCGCAATAGCTGGTCGGCTTCCAGGCGTTTAAGGAGTGGGGTGACCGAGCCAGGATCAGTCAGCAACCGCTTGCTCAAGGTACTGACGGTAATGCCATCTTCCTGCCATAGCACCAGCATGGCGAGGTATTGAGGGTACGTGAGGCCTAACTCTCTGAGCAGCGGTTTATAGACCTTGGTCATCATCAAGGAAGTGGAGTAGAGCGCGAAACAAAGCTGGTTATCGAGCTCCAGCTCGCTGCAGGTCGGGGCGTCGGCCATGAAGGCTCCCTAACAAAATGCGTGCCCCTAATGTAGCGTGATCGACCGTCAGGTGGCTAGCGCTCTATACCTTGGTCGTAATTTACCCGATTAGCTTTGACAGTGTACTGGCAGGTGGCTAGTGTTCGCTTATCGAATGTTACCGGTAACAAGGCGGCGCTGACCGTTGGTGACCGGCAACCTTCCCTCGATAGCGATGGCTGTCTTCGCTATCCACTAAGATGATCAACAACAACGATTCGATTGGAGACACTTCATGACCGCAATTTGGCGCAACACGCTGACCCTGGTTGGGGCGACCACGCTCACAATGGGTATGGCTCATGCTCAAAGCCCTGAACTATCCGACCCGCCGGAGATTGACGGCGACGTAGTGGGTGATCACGGCTCCCACACCCTGCGCATGGGCCTTGGCCTGTCGGAGAACTCCCCGCAGTATATTTCCAGCCAGTATTTCGGCGAGATTCTCGAGAAGCGCACCGATGGGCGTATCACCGTCAACGTTTTCCCCAACAGCCAGTTGGGCGACGACGTACAAATGCTGGAAATGCTGCAGACCGGCACGCTGGATATGACATATCCCTCCAGTTCAGCCGCCACCAGCTACGTCGAAGAACTGGCTGTGTTTGACCTGCCGTTTTTGTTGCCAAGCCGTGAAGCTGCTATCGAAGTGCTGCAAAGCGATGTGGCACTGGAGCTGCTGGAAGGCTTTGAAGACTCCGGCCTGAAGCCGCTGGCATTTTCCGAGAACGGCTACCGCCAGCTTTCTAACAGTGACCGTCCGATCGAGACACCGGAAGACGTTGCGGGCCTTGATGTACGCGGCCTGAGCGTTCGCACCATGGAAAACCCGGTGCACCTGGATATCTGGGAAGCCTTGGGTGCTAATCCCACGCCGATGGCATTTGGTGAGCTTTTCTCGGCGATGGAGCAAGGCGTTGTCGACGGTCAGGAAAACCCCTGGAGCACCATCCTTACGTCCAACTTCCACGAAGTGCAGGATTACGGCACCGAAACCCGTCACGTTTACACGCCGTTCATCATGATGCTGTCTGAGCGTACCTGGGACAAAATGGCGCCTGAGTATCAGGAACTGGTGATGGAAGCGGCGCGTCAGTCCGCCGAGTACGAAATTCAGCTGTCGGCGGAGTACGACGAATGGTCGCGCGAGCAGCTTGAAGAGCGCGGCATGGAGATCACCCGTCTTGATGACGAGCAGTTGGCGGCTTTCCAGGAAGCGGTACAGCCGGTATACGAAGAGTGGGCGCCGCGTATTGGTGAAGAGCTGATCGAAGACATCCAGGCGATCGTCGACGATAGCACCGAATAACCTTCCCTTCAGCCAGTGATCGGGCAGGCCTATTGGCCTGCCCGAGTTGTCAGTACCCTTGGAGTTATCATGACGACTTCCCAGACCACCCCGCTTAACGACCCCGTGATTGAGGATCCTTCAGTATACCTGGATGACCCTAATCGCAAGCAGTTAGAGCTGGATACTGACACCCGCCAGGGGCCAGTGTTATTTCGCTGGCTCACCCTGGGGATGGAATACCTGATAGGGGCCATCTTAGTAGCGCTTATCGTGGCAGTGTCGTGCAATGTGATTGGTCGCGCGGTGTTTAATCATTCGCTGCCCTGGGCCGATGAACTGGCGCGCATGCTGTTTATCTGGCTGGTGTTTGTAGGGGCTGCTGCAGCCTTTGCACGTTATGAACATATTGCGGTGGATGCATTGGTGCGTCGCTTACCAATGCGTTTTGCTCACGTGCTGTATTTTATCCAGCATTTGATCATTACTGGGTTGATGGGCGTCATGCTGGTTGGTGGGTTCCATGTTATGGCGAGCTCCACTGGCCGTTCTGCTATTCTCGGCGTACCTTCCAGCTTGGTAAGCCTCTCGCTGGTGCTGTGCGTTTTATTTATCGCTGTGGTGTCGATATGGAGGATGTGGGTCAGTCTTCGCATCATTCGCCAGCCAGGGCAGGGGGACTAAGTCATGCTATGGATTTTTCTAGCAATCTTGTTGATATCTATAATTTTAGGTTTGCCGATAGCGTTCGGGCTAGGAGTGGCGGCTGTAGTGATGGCGGTCATTTCCGATATCCCATTGTCGATTATGATTGAGCAGTCGATTCGTGGCGTGAATAGTTTCCCACTGCTGGCCATCCCGTTCTTCATTCTCGTGGGTGAGGTGATGAGCCAAGGTGGCATCGCGCGCCGCTTGATGGAGCTTGCCGGCGCCCTGGTCGGCTTTATGCGCGGCGGCCTGGGGCAGGTTGCGATCACCGGTTCAATGTTCTTTGGCGGCATCAGCGGCTCTGCGGTGGCGGATACTGCGGCCACGGGCGCGATGATGATCCCGTCCATGAAGCAGCAGGGCTACACCGCCGCCAATGCCACCGCGATTAATACCGTGTCGTCGGTGATTGGCATTATTATCCCGCCATCTATTCCGCTGATTCTCTATGGCATTGTCACTGAGACCTCAATCAGCCGCCTGTTTATTGCCGGTATCGTGCCGGGGTTATTGATAGGTTTTGCGCTAATGGTGACGACATTCATCATGGCTTCTAAGGATGGTGGCGGGGTGCGGGCCTTCCGTTGGGATGTCCTCTGGAAAGCCTTCAAGGATGCCTGGCTGGCGCTGGTGCTGCCAG harbors:
- a CDS encoding enoyl-CoA hydratase/isomerase family protein; translation: MSEAVIEKVDNDGVVRLTINRPSALNALNSDVLTALEAHLVELEAHPHLRAVLITGAGGKSFVAGADITEMRDKTPEEARAFASQALRTIKRLETLPVPVVALVNGFCLGGGCELALACDWAVASDNAVFGQPEVLLGVIPGFGGTQRLPRRVGPAMAIDLVTTGRKIDAQEALRIGLVNRVMPQAELENYVEELTKQLKGNGPQAVRGAKQAVHDGMDQDLDSALALETSLFAFCFAGDEQKEGMAAFVEKRKPNF
- a CDS encoding LysE family translocator, producing MQWAAFILAALGFAYLPGPAMLYTAAQTLGRGRRAGWLAVMGVHMGCYVHVIAAALGLALLFVAIPPAYIAMKVIGGLYLLWMGLRLWQQGIRAHGDDVPLASTKRVLRDSFLVEVLNPKTALFFVAFLPQFVQPDSAMPVAWQLLWLGIATNVLFSSADVVVVLLASPLREWLQKSHGSSRLIQRTGGGVLMGLGGNTLAQATR
- a CDS encoding glutathione S-transferase family protein; this translates as MDLYIANKNYSSWSLRPWVLMKTLEIPFNEHLMPFEGGFGASHQAFREFSPSGLVPCLVEQTADGELAVWDSLAIVEYLAEQYPNTWPSDKAARAWARSASAEMHSGFAALRDECSMNCGVRVELNALSDTLSADLARLDALWQQGLERFGGPFLAGNRFTAVDAFYAPVAFRVQTFNLPLSDRASAYVEHLLALPAMQAWYQAALEETWREPMHEAETLKSGTLKADYRRS
- a CDS encoding YaeQ family protein, whose protein sequence is MALSATPYKVDINLTDLDRGVYETLRFTVARHPSETEERMTARLLAYVLWYSESLAFGRGLSDVDEPALWEKSLDGRVLHWIEVGLPDAERITWCSRRAERVTLLAYGRVDLWESKVLPNISSLKNIHVAGLPQEALATIAKDLPRAINWAVMVSEGSLFITDENGQHEITPQWLLQDR
- a CDS encoding lipid A deacylase LpxR family protein gives rise to the protein MNGYSPLRWPLASLFACVSLLPGLANAADEVLSVKFENDNLASSDDGHFTSGFELNWSFEPASDSWTQRLATALPDSLIGSADKAAYRLVHQIYTPNNITQSELIEDDRPYAGLVYGGISLYEDVPMGNWQQATDVHLDIGLAGPSSLADSIQREVHRFTDGDRPSGWDNQLGDEAILNAAIRRQWWHSTPLGGKQFAHGPSVSGALGNFYTYAGAGYSVRWGDDASGIPTMTPNPGSRHHLTGNDGWQWYLFASVDGYYMAQNLTLDGNTFRNSHSVDRKEWVGDVSGGLALAWEDWQVTYAAVARSREFDGQEEQDKFGALTLSKRF
- a CDS encoding TonB-dependent siderophore receptor, with the protein product MQKSAFHLRKLSSAVALASLMTPAYATAQQAEPASDVELESMQVIGTALDAMGYIEAEKQPSVGKLDVPLNEQPFSMSVVDEQFMQDTGSKTIQDALLYTPGVYAGNYGFDTRIDGASVRGIEAGRYLDGLRQIYGSYNSVRTNPYALESLEVLKGPSSMLYGQADLGGIINGVSKLPEEERQGEVWAQYGSHNRKQLAVDVTGAADEDGKLLYRLVALQRDSDTQVDHVEDDGYVVSPSLTWRPSDDTEITLLVNRQENEGQVSAQFLPQAGTLEPGSQGFIGSERFVGEPGWDRYDREKTETTLFFDHQLNRDWAFSATARYTESSTETREHWVDIPSVPDANGEVSRTIFTADDETQIFNIDARLEGDFELGNTQHNLIAGIDRQDAHWEQDNYFSTGAGLGGTIDIYDPEYGNLQLDSVDPIDGSQNDIEQVGIYLADHIEVGPVVVSAGLRHDWAENREVPATGTETVSDEEATTGRLGLMYQFDNGISPYVSYSEAFTMNLGTDGTANQSTLKPTTGEQEEAGVKYLSPDKSLAISAAYFDITQQNRIEEGATPGGVEQTGAVIDGWELQINKRWQDFETQLGYTNMNANNDSTGERLSAVAEKQASWWNKLYVGNNWRLGAGVRYIGDNVGSGGAPKVPSETLFDAMIGYTVGQWDLSLDAKNLTDEEFVSWCRYEGGDCGYGERRNVTANVRYQF
- a CDS encoding DUF2798 domain-containing protein; its protein translation is MIDPKYSQLLFTFLMALFMSGVMSLVITLYNIGLIDGIVMIWLKAWLFAFIVAFPVINLVLPLVRRLVALLVKKPSS
- the yghU gene encoding glutathione-dependent disulfide-bond oxidoreductase: MSDNTYTPPRVWKWEPGNGGKFANINRPTAGATHDKALPVGKHPLQLYSLATPNGVKVTVMLEELLEKGISGAEYDAHLIQIGEGDQFSSGFVEVNPNSKIPALMDHSTAPPQRVFESGAILLYLAEKFDAFLPSDPSARTECLSWLFWQMGSAPMLGGGFGHFYAYAPESYQYPIDRYTMEVKRQLDVLDRHLAENRFMAGDAYTIADMAIHPWYGALVKNRVYEAAEFLEAHTYKNVIRWTEEIDERPAVKRGRMVNRTWGEPHEQLHERHDASDFELRTQDKQ
- a CDS encoding organic hydroperoxide resistance protein, with product MSIETIAYRAHATATGGREGNAKSSDGALDVKLSTPKELGGPGGDGTNPEQLFAAGYSACFLGALKHVASQEKVKLPDATQIDGHVGIGAIPTGFGIEVELKISLPGLEKDVAQTLVDKAHVVCPYSNATRGNIDVTLTLV
- a CDS encoding MarR family winged helix-turn-helix transcriptional regulator; the protein is MADAPTCSELELDNQLCFALYSTSLMMTKVYKPLLRELGLTYPQYLAMLVLWQEDGITVSTLSKRLLTDPGSVTPLLKRLEADQLLRRQRSRQDERVVELFLTERGRTMREQAHHIPSCVINASEQSIEALTQLKNDLVKLRDKLHNHQ
- a CDS encoding TRAP transporter substrate-binding protein, which encodes MTAIWRNTLTLVGATTLTMGMAHAQSPELSDPPEIDGDVVGDHGSHTLRMGLGLSENSPQYISSQYFGEILEKRTDGRITVNVFPNSQLGDDVQMLEMLQTGTLDMTYPSSSAATSYVEELAVFDLPFLLPSREAAIEVLQSDVALELLEGFEDSGLKPLAFSENGYRQLSNSDRPIETPEDVAGLDVRGLSVRTMENPVHLDIWEALGANPTPMAFGELFSAMEQGVVDGQENPWSTILTSNFHEVQDYGTETRHVYTPFIMMLSERTWDKMAPEYQELVMEAARQSAEYEIQLSAEYDEWSREQLEERGMEITRLDDEQLAAFQEAVQPVYEEWAPRIGEELIEDIQAIVDDSTE
- a CDS encoding TRAP transporter small permease; amino-acid sequence: MTTSQTTPLNDPVIEDPSVYLDDPNRKQLELDTDTRQGPVLFRWLTLGMEYLIGAILVALIVAVSCNVIGRAVFNHSLPWADELARMLFIWLVFVGAAAAFARYEHIAVDALVRRLPMRFAHVLYFIQHLIITGLMGVMLVGGFHVMASSTGRSAILGVPSSLVSLSLVLCVLFIAVVSIWRMWVSLRIIRQPGQGD